A window from Cellulomonas sp. C5510 encodes these proteins:
- the pstC gene encoding phosphate ABC transporter permease subunit PstC: MTSTQPRTGTPRPDTDPAAAAARRGRNRPADRGGSRVFRWLATGAGVLILVILAAVAVFLVQRAWPALSADPADLADTVSWFPEDTSLLGFVGPLVFGSLLAAALALLLATPVAIGIALFISHYAPRRLATALGYVVDLLAAIPSVVYGLWGGLVLSPLVQPLWAFLGEYLGWIPFFAGAVSPTGRVMMTVGVVLAVMILPIITAICREVFLQTPRLHEEAALALGATQWEMVRMAVLPFARSGIVSAAMLGLGRALGETMAVLMILSPGFLYSFQLLAAGQQQTIAANIAAQFPEANQTGVATLIATGLALFVITLAVNMAARAIVARRKDFSGAN; this comes from the coding sequence GTGACCAGCACCCAGCCCCGCACGGGGACCCCTCGGCCGGACACGGACCCGGCCGCTGCCGCCGCCCGCCGCGGGCGCAACCGCCCCGCGGACCGTGGCGGCAGCCGTGTGTTCCGGTGGCTCGCCACCGGGGCCGGCGTCCTGATCCTCGTGATCCTCGCCGCCGTCGCCGTGTTCCTCGTCCAGCGGGCGTGGCCCGCCCTCAGCGCGGACCCGGCCGACCTCGCGGACACGGTGAGCTGGTTCCCGGAGGACACGTCCCTGCTCGGCTTCGTGGGGCCGCTGGTCTTCGGCTCGCTGCTCGCCGCGGCTCTCGCCCTGCTGCTGGCGACGCCGGTCGCGATCGGCATCGCGCTGTTCATCTCGCACTACGCCCCGCGGCGTCTCGCGACCGCCCTCGGCTACGTGGTCGACCTGCTGGCCGCCATCCCGTCGGTCGTCTACGGCCTGTGGGGCGGGCTCGTGCTCAGCCCGCTGGTGCAGCCGCTGTGGGCGTTCCTGGGGGAGTACCTCGGCTGGATCCCGTTCTTCGCCGGTGCCGTCTCCCCGACGGGCCGCGTGATGATGACGGTCGGCGTGGTGCTGGCGGTGATGATCCTGCCGATCATCACGGCGATCTGCCGCGAGGTGTTCCTGCAGACGCCGCGCCTGCACGAGGAGGCCGCCCTGGCCCTCGGTGCGACGCAGTGGGAGATGGTGCGGATGGCCGTGCTGCCGTTCGCGCGCTCCGGCATCGTGTCCGCCGCCATGCTCGGCCTGGGCCGCGCGCTCGGCGAGACCATGGCCGTGCTGATGATCCTGTCGCCGGGGTTCCTCTACTCGTTCCAGCTGCTCGCCGCGGGCCAGCAGCAGACCATCGCCGCGAACATCGCCGCCCAGTTCCCGGAGGCGAACCAGACCGGCGTCGCCACGCTCATCGCGACCGGCCTGGCGCTGTTCGTCATCACCCTGGCCGTGAACATGGCCGCCCGCGCGATCGTCGCGCGGCGCAAGGACTTCTCGGGGGCCAACTGA
- the pstA gene encoding phosphate ABC transporter permease PstA, whose translation MTATTPAAPAGPAADGSATLRELLQTTDRRRRRTDVVMRVLVTAAFLLAMLPLVSLTWTVVSRGIGRMNADFLLYSMRGVYGGMDAGGIYHAIVGTLLITLFATLISVPIGLLAAIYLVEYGRGALARLITFLVDVMTGIPSIVAGLFAYALFALIFGPGVRMGLVGSVALSVLMIPVVIRSSEEMLRLVPNELREASLALGVPRWLTIIKVVLRTSVAGLTTGVMLAIARVIGETAPLLLTVGVVDSINTNLFDGRMMTLPVYVYRQYAQGLVPCSADDLACVPDITLQRAWAAALTLFLIVMLLNLVGRLVNRWFAPKAR comes from the coding sequence ATGACCGCCACCACCCCCGCGGCACCCGCCGGCCCGGCGGCGGACGGCTCCGCCACGCTGCGCGAGCTGCTGCAGACCACCGACCGGCGCCGCCGGCGCACCGACGTCGTCATGCGCGTCCTGGTCACCGCGGCGTTCCTGCTCGCGATGCTGCCGCTCGTCTCGCTGACGTGGACCGTGGTGTCCCGCGGCATCGGCCGGATGAACGCCGACTTCCTCCTGTACTCCATGCGCGGCGTCTACGGCGGCATGGACGCGGGCGGCATCTACCACGCGATCGTCGGCACCCTGCTGATCACGTTGTTCGCGACGCTCATCTCCGTGCCGATCGGCCTGCTCGCCGCGATCTACCTCGTCGAGTACGGGCGCGGCGCCCTGGCCCGGCTCATCACGTTCCTCGTCGACGTCATGACCGGCATCCCGTCGATCGTCGCCGGCCTGTTCGCCTACGCCCTGTTCGCGCTCATCTTCGGGCCCGGCGTGCGGATGGGCCTCGTCGGCTCCGTCGCGCTGTCGGTGCTGATGATCCCCGTGGTCATCCGCTCCAGCGAGGAGATGCTCCGGCTCGTGCCGAACGAGCTGCGCGAGGCGTCGCTGGCCCTGGGCGTGCCGCGCTGGCTCACGATCATCAAGGTCGTGCTGCGGACCTCCGTCGCGGGCCTCACCACCGGCGTCATGCTGGCGATCGCCCGCGTCATCGGCGAGACCGCGCCGCTGCTGCTCACCGTCGGCGTCGTCGACTCCATCAACACCAACCTGTTCGACGGCCGCATGATGACGCTGCCCGTCTACGTGTACCGGCAGTACGCCCAGGGCCTCGTGCCGTGCTCCGCCGACGACCTGGCGTGCGTCCCCGACATCACCCTCCAGCGGGCGTGGGCGGCGGCCCTCACCCTGTTCCTCATCGTCATGCTGCTGAACCTCGTGGGACGCCTCGTCAACCGCTGGTTCGCACCGAAGGCCCGCTGA
- the pstB gene encoding phosphate ABC transporter ATP-binding protein PstB — MAQRIDVKNLNIFYGSFRAVADVDMTIEPRSVTAFIGPSGCGKSTFLRTLNRMHEVIPGARVEGTVAVEGVDLYGSDIDPVAVRRQVGMVFQRPNPFPTMSIAENVLAGIRLNNRRISKGDANDLVEQSLRGANLWNEVKDRLDRPGSGLSGGQQQRLCIARAIAVKPQVLLMDEPCSALDPISTLAIEDLIAELKSQYTIVIVTHNMQQAARVSEKTAFFNIAGTGQPGRLIEIDDTATMFSSPKEQATEDYISGRFG, encoded by the coding sequence ATGGCCCAGCGCATCGACGTCAAGAACCTGAACATCTTCTACGGCTCGTTCCGCGCCGTGGCCGACGTGGACATGACCATCGAGCCCCGTTCGGTCACCGCGTTCATCGGCCCGTCCGGCTGCGGCAAGTCGACGTTCCTGCGCACCCTGAACCGGATGCACGAGGTGATCCCCGGCGCCCGCGTCGAGGGCACCGTCGCCGTCGAGGGGGTCGACCTGTACGGCTCGGACATCGACCCGGTGGCGGTCCGCCGCCAGGTCGGCATGGTGTTCCAGCGTCCGAACCCGTTCCCGACCATGTCGATCGCCGAGAACGTGCTCGCGGGCATCCGCCTGAACAACCGCCGGATCTCGAAGGGGGACGCGAACGACCTCGTCGAGCAGTCCCTGCGCGGGGCGAACCTCTGGAACGAGGTGAAGGACCGCCTCGACCGGCCCGGCTCCGGCCTGTCCGGCGGTCAGCAGCAGCGGCTGTGCATCGCGCGGGCCATCGCGGTGAAGCCGCAGGTGCTGCTCATGGACGAGCCGTGCTCGGCGCTCGACCCCATCTCGACGCTCGCGATCGAGGACCTCATCGCGGAGCTGAAGTCGCAGTACACGATCGTGATCGTCACGCACAACATGCAGCAGGCGGCGCGCGTGTCCGAGAAGACGGCGTTCTTCAACATCGCGGGCACGGGCCAGCCGGGGCGGCTGATCGAGATCGACGACACCGCGACGATGTTCTCGTCCCCGAAGGAGCAGGCGACCGAGGACTACATCTCGGGCCGCTTCGGCTGA
- a CDS encoding CarD family transcriptional regulator, translated as MTFTVGETVVYPHHGAALIEEIKTRTIRGEDKIYLKLKVAQGDLTIEVPAENVDLVGVRDVVGQEGLDRVFEVLRAPYTEEPTNWSRRYKANLEKLASGDVIKVAEVVRDLSRRDADRGLSAGEKRMLAKARQILVSELALAEHTEEEKAEAILDEVLAS; from the coding sequence ATGACTTTCACTGTTGGGGAGACTGTTGTCTACCCGCACCACGGTGCAGCGCTGATCGAGGAGATCAAGACCAGGACCATCCGCGGCGAGGACAAGATCTACCTCAAGCTGAAGGTCGCCCAGGGTGACCTGACCATCGAGGTGCCGGCGGAGAACGTCGACCTCGTGGGTGTGCGTGACGTCGTGGGCCAGGAGGGCCTGGACCGGGTGTTCGAGGTGCTGCGCGCCCCGTACACGGAGGAGCCGACCAACTGGTCCCGCCGCTACAAGGCGAACCTGGAGAAGCTGGCGTCCGGCGACGTCATCAAGGTCGCCGAGGTCGTGCGCGACCTGTCCCGCCGGGACGCCGACCGCGGGCTGTCCGCGGGCGAGAAGCGCATGCTCGCGAAGGCCCGGCAGATCCTCGTCTCGGAGCTCGCGCTCGCCGAGCACACCGAGGAGGAGAAGGCCGAGGCCATCCTCGACGAGGTGCTCGCGTCCTGA
- the ispD gene encoding 2-C-methyl-D-erythritol 4-phosphate cytidylyltransferase, which produces MSTAAILTAAGSGTRLGLPGPKALAEVGGAPLVRHAAHRLAASGVIASVVVTVPPGCTDAFRAALGDVGVPVVLVEGQAASRQASVAVGLAAVPPEADVVLVHDAARALASPALVRSVERAVRAGHPAVVPGLPVTDTVKQVGESRDGAAPVVATVERAALRAVQTPQGFDRTLLDAAHAAGAHRATDEATAATDDAALVEALGEQVWVVPGDESAAKITTPRDLAVAELLARAEVPA; this is translated from the coding sequence ATGTCGACCGCCGCGATCCTCACCGCCGCCGGCAGCGGGACGCGCCTCGGGCTGCCCGGGCCCAAGGCGCTGGCCGAGGTCGGCGGGGCCCCGCTCGTGCGGCACGCCGCGCACCGGCTGGCGGCGTCGGGCGTGATCGCGTCCGTGGTGGTGACCGTGCCGCCCGGGTGCACCGACGCGTTCCGGGCCGCGCTCGGCGACGTGGGTGTGCCCGTCGTCCTCGTCGAGGGGCAGGCGGCGTCCCGGCAGGCCTCCGTGGCCGTCGGGCTCGCCGCTGTGCCGCCCGAGGCCGACGTGGTGCTCGTGCACGACGCGGCTCGTGCGCTCGCCTCACCCGCGCTGGTCCGGTCCGTGGAGCGTGCCGTCCGGGCGGGGCACCCGGCGGTCGTCCCGGGGCTGCCCGTGACGGACACGGTCAAGCAGGTCGGCGAGTCCCGCGACGGCGCCGCGCCCGTCGTCGCGACGGTCGAGCGAGCCGCGCTGCGTGCGGTGCAGACCCCGCAGGGGTTCGACCGGACGCTGCTCGACGCGGCACACGCCGCCGGGGCGCACCGGGCCACGGACGAGGCCACCGCGGCGACCGACGACGCCGCCCTCGTCGAGGCGCTCGGCGAGCAGGTGTGGGTCGTTCCCGGCGACGAGTCCGCCGCCAAGATCACGACGCCGCGGGACCTGGCGGTCGCGGAGCTGCTCGCGCGCGCCGAGGTGCCGGCGTGA
- the ispF gene encoding 2-C-methyl-D-erythritol 2,4-cyclodiphosphate synthase has protein sequence MSGLPRTGVGVDVHGYDPDPAPGAVLHLAGLAWPGERPLAGHSDADVAAHAAADALLSAAAVGDLGSVFGTSRPEWAGAAGTSLLAEAARLVREAGFEIGNVAVQVIGTRPRLGPRRAEAEAVLSAAAGAPVSVSATTTDGLGLTGRGEGVAAIATALVAPRA, from the coding sequence GTGAGCGGGCTGCCGCGCACCGGCGTCGGCGTGGACGTCCACGGCTACGACCCCGACCCGGCTCCCGGCGCGGTCCTGCACCTCGCGGGCCTGGCCTGGCCCGGCGAACGCCCGCTCGCGGGGCACTCCGACGCCGACGTCGCCGCGCACGCCGCCGCGGACGCGCTGCTGTCCGCCGCCGCGGTGGGTGACCTCGGCTCGGTGTTCGGGACGTCGCGGCCCGAGTGGGCGGGAGCGGCGGGGACCTCCCTGCTCGCCGAGGCCGCACGGCTGGTCCGCGAGGCGGGGTTCGAGATCGGCAACGTCGCCGTCCAGGTGATCGGCACCAGGCCGCGCCTCGGCCCCCGGCGCGCCGAGGCGGAGGCCGTGCTGTCCGCCGCTGCCGGGGCACCGGTGTCGGTGTCGGCGACGACCACCGACGGTCTCGGGCTCACCGGCCGGGGGGAGGGCGTCGCCGCGATCGCGACCGCCCTGGTGGCCCCGCGCGCCTGA
- the cysS gene encoding cysteine--tRNA ligase: MSLRLFDTATREVRDFVPVVPGRVGIYLCGATVQAPPHIGHVRSAVAFDVLVRWLRRTGHDVTLVRNVTDIDDKILARSAEAGVPWWAWAMQNERAFTAAYDALGVLPPTYEPRATGHVPAMVALMQRLVDTGHAYVAAEGDVYFDVRSYADYGSLTSQRLDDMAPAPDGRADDKRDPHDFALWKASKPGEPATAAWDTPFGRGRPGWHLECSAMAQRYLGDTFDIHGGGLDLRFPHHENEQAQSRAAGYGFARYWLHNGWVTQSGAKMSKSLGNGLLVDVLLETVRPAVVRYALTAVQYRSMLEWTADTLVESEATWDRLAGFVERAAERVPGEVTAAELAAAELPAPFAAALDDDLNVPAALAVVHEHLRAGNTALASGDDVAVRAELVSVRAMLDVLGLDPASPQWAAGTTDDRHAAALDALVRAELDARAAARAARDWATADAIRDRLAAAGVAVEDSATGARWSLAARPTTEDED; encoded by the coding sequence GTGAGCCTGCGCCTGTTCGACACCGCCACCCGCGAGGTGCGCGACTTCGTCCCCGTGGTACCGGGCCGGGTCGGCATCTACCTGTGCGGCGCGACCGTGCAGGCACCGCCGCACATCGGGCACGTCCGCTCCGCGGTGGCGTTCGACGTGCTGGTCCGGTGGCTGCGGCGCACCGGCCACGACGTCACGCTCGTGCGCAACGTCACCGACATCGACGACAAGATCCTGGCCCGCTCCGCGGAGGCCGGTGTCCCGTGGTGGGCGTGGGCGATGCAGAACGAGCGCGCGTTCACCGCGGCGTACGACGCGCTCGGTGTGCTGCCCCCGACGTACGAGCCGCGCGCGACCGGGCACGTGCCGGCGATGGTCGCGCTCATGCAGCGACTGGTCGACACCGGCCACGCGTACGTCGCGGCCGAGGGGGACGTGTACTTCGACGTGCGCTCCTACGCCGACTACGGCTCGCTGACCAGCCAGCGGCTCGACGACATGGCGCCGGCCCCCGACGGCAGGGCGGACGACAAGCGCGACCCGCACGACTTCGCGCTCTGGAAGGCGTCGAAGCCCGGCGAGCCCGCCACGGCCGCCTGGGACACCCCGTTCGGTCGCGGCCGCCCCGGCTGGCACCTCGAGTGCTCCGCGATGGCGCAGCGCTACCTCGGCGACACGTTCGACATCCACGGCGGCGGCCTGGACCTGCGGTTCCCGCACCACGAGAACGAGCAGGCGCAGTCCCGCGCGGCCGGCTACGGGTTCGCCCGGTACTGGCTGCACAACGGCTGGGTGACGCAGTCGGGCGCGAAGATGAGCAAGTCGCTCGGCAACGGGCTGCTGGTCGACGTGCTGCTGGAGACGGTGCGCCCGGCCGTCGTCCGGTATGCGCTCACCGCGGTGCAGTACCGCTCGATGCTGGAGTGGACCGCCGACACGCTCGTCGAGTCGGAAGCCACGTGGGACCGGCTCGCCGGCTTCGTGGAGCGTGCTGCCGAGCGTGTCCCGGGCGAGGTCACCGCCGCCGAGCTCGCCGCCGCGGAGCTCCCCGCCCCGTTCGCGGCCGCGCTCGACGACGACCTCAACGTGCCCGCCGCGCTCGCGGTGGTGCACGAGCACCTGCGGGCCGGCAACACCGCGCTCGCCTCCGGGGACGACGTGGCGGTCCGCGCGGAGCTGGTCTCCGTCCGGGCGATGCTCGACGTGCTCGGGCTCGACCCGGCGAGCCCGCAGTGGGCCGCCGGCACCACCGACGACCGCCACGCGGCCGCCCTGGACGCGCTCGTGCGCGCCGAGCTGGACGCCCGCGCCGCCGCGCGTGCCGCCCGGGACTGGGCGACCGCCGACGCGATCCGTGACCGACTCGCGGCCGCCGGGGTGGCCGTCGAGGACTCCGCCACCGGCGCGCGCTGGTCCCTGGCCGCGCGCCCCACCACCGAGGACGAGGACTGA